In Trichoderma asperellum chromosome 1, complete sequence, a single window of DNA contains:
- the CEF3 gene encoding translation elongation factor EF-3 (BUSCO:EOG092D0BYJ): protein MPNEGAESLKVLDELFQKLTVSKEAADIKQSAGELAGFINGRIDDQAVPEKTIDDIKKALVNKKDATLREKAALAVEAIASHSEVGAGVEPYLIVLLPVVLAAVGDKITAVKNAANAAVLAIASAINGNAVKAALPYLMESIRTAQKWPEKMAALDFILALVKTAPAQLSYRVPDLIPVVSEAMWDTKKEVKEHAYKVMEIICQLIVNKDIERFIPELIKCIAKPENVPETVHLLGATTFVTEVQEPTLALMVPLLDRGLAERETAIKRKSAVIVDNMCKLVDDPNIVAPFLPKMMPGLQKNYDNLADPEAREKTKQALDTLYRVGNVVDGKIPEVRNDGDINVVLTKAKEILSTRYASLLEKMGPVAEYISAIAGQLIDMKETEPAVWVESLKPYVAVITGIDNAEGTVETLRKRASPGAEAEAETEADEEEGEDLCNCTFSLAYGAKILLNQTHLRLKRGQRYGLCGPNGSGKSTLMRAINNEQVEGFPKQSEVKTVFVEHDLDSADTEMTTIDWTMKKLAEAAVDVSQADVEKRLDEFGFTEQMVKGEISALSGGWKMKLALCRAVFEAPDILLLDEPTNHLDVKNVKWLEDYLVNSPCTSIIVSHDSSFLDNVCQHIVHYERFKLKRYRGNLKEFVKRVPSAKSYYELGASEIEFSFPEPGFLEGVKTKAKAILRATKMSFQYPGTSKPQITDISFQCSLGSRIAVIGPNGAGKSTLINVLCGELIPTGGEIYQHENIRIAYIKQHAFAHIDNHLDKTPSEYIQWRFQTGEDRETMDRANKIITEADEKAMDKVFKIEGTQRRVIGINARRKFKNSYEYECSFALGENVGMKNERWVPMMSADNVWLPRNELLASHQKMVADVDMKEALASGQFRPLVRKEIESHCANFGLDAELVSHSRMRGLSGGQRVKTVLAACSWQRPHLIVLDEPTNYLDRDSLGALSKALKKFEGGVIIITHSAEFTKDLTEEVWAVMDGKMTPSGHNWVQGQGSGPRLKQDDDDEEDKFDAMGNKIVSTKKKAKLSSAELRKKKKDRMARRKRGEEVFSDEDDL, encoded by the exons ATGCCTAACGAAGGTGCCGAGTCCCTCAAGGTCCTGGACGAGCTCTTCCAGAAGCTCACCGTCTCCAAGGAGGCGGCGGACATTAAGCAGTCCGCTGGAGAGCTCGCTGGCTTCATCAATGGCCGCATTGATGACCAGGCCGTCCCCGAGAA GACCATCGACGACATCAAGAAGGCTCTCGTCAACAAGAAGGACGCCACTCTCCGTGAGAAGGCTGCCCTCGCCGTTGAGGCCATCGCTTCCCACTCTGAGGTCGGCGCCGGCGTCGAGCCCTACCTCATCGTTCTTCTGCCCGTTGTCCTTGCCGCCGTTGGCGACAAGATCACCGCTGTCAAGAATGCCGCCAACGCTGCCGTTCTGGCCATTGCCAGCGCCATCAACGGCAACGCTGTCAAGGCTGCTCTGCCCTACCTGATGGAGTCTATCCGCACTGCCCAGAAGTGGCCTGAGAAGATGGCCGCTCTGGACTTCATCCTTGCTCTTGTCAAGACTGCCCCTGCTCAGCTCTCCTACCGTGTCCCTGACTTGATCCCCGTCGTCTCTGAGGCCATGTGGGACACCAAGAAGGAGGTCAAGGAGCACGCCTACAAGGTCATGGAGATCATCTGCCAGCTGATCGTCAACAAGGATATTGAGCGTTTCATTCCTGAGCTGATCAAGTGTATTGCTAAGCCTGAGAACGTCCCCGAGACTGTCCACCTTCTCGGTGCCACCACCTTCGTTACCGAGGTCCAGGAGCCCACCCTCGCTCTCATGGTCCCTCTGCTGGATCGTGGTCTCGCTGAGCGTGAGACTGCCATCAAGCGAAAGTCTGCCGTCATCGTCGACAACATGTGCAAGCTGGTCGACGACCCCAACATTGTCGCTCCTTTCTTGCCCAAGATGATGCCAGGTCTCCAGAAGAACTACGACAACCTTGCTGACCCCGAGGCTCGTGAGAAGACCAAGCAGGCTCTCGACACTCTGTACCGTGTTGGTAACGTTGTCGACGGCAAGATCCCTGAGGTCCGCAACGACGGCGATATCAACGTCGTCCtcaccaaggccaaggagatcCTCTCCACCCGCTACGCTTCTCTCCTTGAGAAGATGGGCCCTGTCGCCGAGTACATCTCTGCCATCGCTGGCCAGCTCATCGACATGAAGGAGACTGAGCCCGCTGTCTGGGTTGAGAGCCTTAAGCCCTACGTTGCCGTCATCACTGGCATTGACAACGCTGAGGGTACCGTTGAGACTCTCCGCAAGCGTGCTTCCCCCGgcgccgaggccgaggccgagactgaggctgatgaagaggagggcgaggaccTTTGCAACTGCACCTTCTCTCTTGCCTACGGTGCCAAGATTCTGCTTAACCAGACCCACCTCCGCCTCAAGCGTGGTCAGCGTTATGGTCTTTGCGGTCCCAACGGTTCCGGCAAGTCTACTCTCATGCGTGCCATCAACAACGAGCAGGTTGAGGGTTTCCCCAAGCAGAGCGAAGTCAAGACTGTCTTCGTTGAGCACGATCTCGACTCCGCTGACACTGAGATGACCACCATTGACTGGAccatgaagaagctggctgAGGCCGCGGTCGATGTCAGCCAGGCTGATGTCGAGAAGCGTCTGGATGAGTTCGGCTTCACCGAGCAGATGGTCAAGGGTGAGATTTCCGCTCTTTCCGGTGgttggaagatgaagctcgCTCTGTGCCGTGCTGTCTTCGAGGCCCCCGATATCCTGCTTCTTGACGAGCCTACCAACCACTTGGACGTGAAGAATGTTAAGTGGCTCGAGGATTACCTTGTCAACTCTCCTTGCACTTCCATCATCGTCTCTCACGACTCCAGCTTCCTCGACAACGTCTGCCAGCACATCGTTCACTACGAGCGCTTCAAGCTTAAGCGTTACCGTGGTAACCTGAAGGAGTTCGTCAAGCGTGTTCCTTCTGCCAAGTCTTACTACGAGCTTGGTGCCTCTGAGATCGAGTTCAGCTTCCCTGAGCCCGGTTTCCTTGAGGGTGTCaagaccaaggccaaggctatCCTGCGTGCTACCAAGATGTCATTCCAGTACCCCGGCACTTCCAAGCCCCAGATCACCGACATCAGCTTCCAGTGCTCTCTGGGCTCTCGTATTGCCGTCATTGGTCCCAACGGTGCTGGCAAGTCCACCCTGATCAACGTTCTCTGCGGTGAGCTCATCCCCACCGGCGGTGAGATCTACCAACACGAGAACATCCGTATCGCCTACATCAAGCAGCACGCTTTCGCCCACATTGATAACCACTTGGACAAGACTCCTTCCGAGTACATCCAGTGGCGTTTCCAGACTGGTGAGGATCGTGAGACCATGGACCGTGCCAACAAGATCATCACCGAGGCCGATGAGAAGGCTATGGACAAGGTCTTCAAGATCGAGGGTACTCAGCGTCGTGTCATTGGCATCAACGCCCGTAGAAAGTTCAAGAACAGCTACGAGTACGAGTGTTCGTTCGCTCTGGGTGAGAACGTCGGCATGAAGAACGAGCGCTGGGTTCCCATGATGTCTGCTGACAACGTTTGGCTGCCCCGTAACGAGCTGTTGGCCTCTCACCAGAAGATGGTCGCTGATGTCGATATGAAGGAGGCCCTTGCCTCTGGTCAGTTCCGCCCTCTGGTCCGAAAGGAGATTGAGAGCCACTGCGCCAACTTCGGTCTCGATGCTGAGCTGGTTTCCCACTCTCGCATGCGTGGTCTGTCTGGTGGTCAGCGTGTCAAGACTGTCTTGGCCGCTTGCTCTTGGCAGCGACCCCACTTGATCGTCCTTGACGAGCCTACCAACTATCTGGATCGTGACTCTCTGGGTGCCCTGTCCAAGGCCCTGAAGAAGTTCGAGGGTGGTGTCATCATCATTACTCACTCTGCTGAGTTCACCAAGGACTTGACTGAGGAAGTCTGGGCTGTCATGGACGGCAAGATGACTCCTTCCGGCCACAACTGGGTCCAGGGCCAGGGCTCTGGTCCTCGTCTCAAgcaggatgacgatgatgaggaggacaAGTTCGATGCCATGGGCAACAAGATTGTCagcaccaagaagaaggccaagctgTCTTCTGCCGAGctgcgaaagaagaagaagg ACCGCATGGCCCGCCGAAAGCGTGGTGAGGAGGTGTTcagcgacgaggatgacCTGTAA
- a CDS encoding uncharacterized protein (EggNog:ENOG41~BUSCO:EOG092D0QW3), whose translation MASTSDNSTLATLVGSPVAEQLITAHVSHLVSPAEDPASAASTQHPSSELLAIGLAALDAFLQATVTGPVLPPNDSAHVEKLFANAWNSSHSESHDTVVALHQLRRACLKYLEVDGVVPYAYIPHLELFSLAKYILVHSLAAETTDVSELPSTEGTSTKRSLAWEKLRVNVWHYKIITQPSLGSGSNFTKSSQWSDIPTLATQISNEIDAVRGNILGNEVWATEETWTRDEKALFLVEAANNYILLGRYDKAKETLSEAAQVTGVAYALSGALGKRTKFQEHNISQLVVFARSASEQDAAATEESKDEDDQAAAKPDALKLNNDTLLEEIKFANEPVKDTAAVQTLPPALSELSPDDQPQLSALDEIILLTEATIKDAFSPIDGLTSEQILPFAVRVLTDKSVNWQIYTQALLVRSRVEIHRSRTVERGVLQLQAVADQVLTDTTFSAPTSNESQEKDESDVPAIQVTAPGQSAAPVDESRPTTFLPAATNSESAPAHVRLRYIHALSTPPRWHLESELAYAWAGIGSMTSALEIFKRLKLWAEVALCYASSAATEDEDGRGSGGEAKAKGIIRWRLFNKTGVTTPSSSEPEDEVVGQDVSLLKAADYSGVERQPPSPNAARLWCILGDLENDPAHYERAWEISKHRYSRAQRSLGEYYIGQKDLSKALEAYKMATSVNRLSPDMWGRLGDISLRMGQFEDAAEAYSRSISSANDTEGGEGAKTWSNLGSALYSLYSELTAPGRAKELDEAPATTKAPLDDEDDDIVIAGSDEKIASRDPNKLLAQSLAAYKQGASIAHDNWRIWDNVITLGSRIYPVPATDIILAMTHIIRIRKTEDALDVDILSALLQDTILSKDRPSASNGVYEPPRGSVERLLMRLIEEEIVPLITNRSDLWTLVSRLRAWRCDYAGAIDASERAWRAAVGASGSGLLPGESASADWTSNEAGWAEVVKRTDELVSVLENWGPDVEAIGQKWKGKARSAVRSVMGRAKTNWEDSEGWKTLENLMEGLKIDRS comes from the coding sequence ATGGCCTCGACGTCTGATAACAGCACCCTGGCAACGCTGGTTGGCAGTCCTGTAGCGGAGCAGCTTATAACGGCACATGTATCTCACCTTGTGTCTCCTGCAGAAGACCCAGCTTCAGCGGCATCAACACAGCACCCGTCTTCAGAACTCCTCGCCATAGGCTTGGCCGCTCTCGATGCCTTCCTCCAGGCAACCGTTACGGGTCCTGTTCTGCCACCGAACGATTCGGCTCATGTTGAGAAGCTCTTTGCCAATGCTTGGAATTCAAGCCACTCAGAATCTCATGACACGGTCGTTGCGCTGCACCAACTTAGAAGGGCTTGCTTAAAGTATCTTGAAGTTGATGGCGTGGTTCCCTATGCCTACATCCCTCACTTggagctcttctctcttgccaAGTACATCTTGGTCCATTCCTTAGCAGCTGAGACGACTGATGTTTCTGAGCTGCCTTCAACTGAGGGAACTTCAACAAAACGAAGCCTTGCATGGGAGAAACTACGGGTTAACGTCTGGCATTATAAGATCATCACTCAGCCAAGCCTGGGCTCTGGATCAAATTTCACCAAAAGTTCACAGTGGAGCGACATTCCTACACTAGCAACCCAGATTAGCAACGAAATAGATGCTGTACGAGGAAATATTCTCGGCAATGAGGTCTGGGCGACGGAAGAGACCTGGACTCGGGATGAAAAGGCCTTGTTCCTCGTCGAAGCTGCCAACAACTACATTCTGCTTGGACGCTATGATAAGGCAAAGGAGACGCTTAGTGAAGCGGCGCAGGTCACTGGCGTTGCTTATGCCCTATCCGGTGCACTGGGAAAGAGGACCAAATTCCAAGAGCACAACATCAGTCAGCTCGTTGTTTTTGCACGAAGCGCCTCTGagcaagatgctgctgccacagAGGAGAGcaaggatgaggacgaccAAGCCGCTGCTAAGCCAGACGCTCTCAAGCTCAACAATGATACCCTACTAGAAGAGATTAAGTTTGCAAACGAGCCCGTGAAGGACACAGCAGCAGTTCAGACTTTGCCCCCGGCGCTATCCGAACTATCACCAGATGACCAGCCGCAGCTTTCTGCTCTCGACGAGATCATTCTTCTTACCGAGGCCACAATCAAGGATGCCTTTTCGCCTATTGACGGACTCACCTCTGAACAGATTCTGCCATTCGCGGTCCGCGTTCTGACTGATAAATCCGTCAACTGGCAGATTTACACGCAAGCCCTGCTCGTGCGTTCAAGGGTGGAAATCCACAGGAGCAGAACAGTTGAACGTGGTGTCCTGCAACTGCAGGCCGTTGCCGACCAGGTCCTCACTGACACCACCTTTTCCGCTCCGACAAGCAACGAATCTCAAGAAAAAGACGAATCAGATGTCCCAGCCATTCAGGTGACCGCCCCAGGCCAATCTGCCGCCCCTGTCGACGAGTCCAGGCCTACTACTTTCCTGCCCGCCGCAACCAACTCAGAGTCCGCACCCGCTCACGTTCGTCTTCGTTACATCCACGCCTTATCCACCCCTCCGCGATGGCATCTAGAGTCTGAACTTGCTTACGCCTGGGCTGGCATAGGCTCTATGACGTCTGCCCTTGAAATCTTCAAGCGTCTGAAGCTATGGGCGGAAGTAGCTCTCTGTTACGCCAGCAGCGCAGCTACTGAGGACGAAGATGGCCGAGGCAGTGGTGgagaagccaaagccaagggAATCATTCGCTGGAGACTTTTCAACAAGACTGGAGTTACAACACCTTCTTCATCCGAACCAGAGGATGAAGTTGTTGGGCAAGACGTCAGTCTTCTCAAGGCAGCTGATTATTCGGGTGTAGAGCGACAACCTCCCTCTCCCAACGCTGCTCGTCTGTGGTGCATTCTCGGTGACCTTGAAAATGACCCAGCTCACTACGAGCGCGCTTGGGAGATCTCTAAACACCGCTACTCTCGTGCTCAGCGATCCCTGGGAGAGTACTACATCGGCCAGAAAGACCTATCAAAGGCTCTGGAAGCATATAAAATGGCCACCAGTGTCAATAGGCTAAGTCCCGACATGTGGGGTCGTCTCGGTGATATCAGCTTGCGCATGGGACAGTTCGAGGACGCGGCAGAGGCATACAGTCGGTCCATTAGCAGCGCAAATGACACCGAGGGAGGCGAAGGTGCTAAAACATGGAGCAATCTTGGCAGCGCTCTGTACAGCTTGTACAGCGAACTGACTGCTCCTGGAAGGGCCAAAGAGCTCGATGAGGCTCCTGCTACTACGAAAGCCCCTcttgacgacgaggacgatgacaTCGTCATCGCGGGTTCAGATGAGAAAATCGCCTCTCGAGATCCCAACAAGCTCCTCGCCCAATCTCTCGCCGCCTACAAGCAGGGAGCTTCCATCGCCCACGACAACTGGCGCATCTGGGACAACGTCATCACACTCGGCTCCCGCATCTACCCCGTCCCCGCCACAGacatcatcctcgccatgACGCACATCATCCGCATTCGAAAAACAGAGGATGCTCTCGACGTCGATATCCTCTCCGCCCTCCTGCAGGACACCATCCTGTCAAAGGACAGGCCCTCCGCCAGCAACGGCGTCTACGAACCCCCTCGCGGCTCCGTCGAGCGCCTCCTCATGCGTCTCATCGAAGAGGAAATCGTACCGCTCATCACCAACCGCTCTGACCTCTGGACGCTCGTCTCGCGCCTCCGCGCCTGGCGGTGCGATTACGCCGGAGCCATCGACGCCTCGGAGCGAGCTTGGCGCGCTGCTGTCGGCGCCTCTGGCAGCGGGCTCCTCCCCGGCGAATCTGCCTCCGCAGACTGGACGTCCAACGAGGCTGGGTGGGCAGAAGTCGTGAAGAGAACTGACGAGCTGGTTTCCGTGCTGGAGAATTGGGGCCCTGACGTCGAGGCTATTGGGCAGAAGTGGAAGGGCAAGGCGCGGAGCGCAGTGCGCAGCGTGATGGGACGAGCAAAGACCAACTGGGAGGATAGCGAGGGATGGAAAACGTTGGAGAATCTCATGGAGGGGCTGAAGATAGATCGAAGCTAA
- a CDS encoding uncharacterized protein (TransMembrane:12 (i43-62o68-84i91-109o121-143i155-175o187-204i275-296o316-335i379-396o408-432i453-472o484-503i)), whose translation MATTNDEKHPKFEAPDASDSGSQEFIENADGLQRRLNNRQIQLIAIGGSIGTALFVSIGSGLSTAGPASLFLAYALYSMVLGLVNNSIAEMTVLMPVSGGFIRLAGHWVDDALGFMTGWNFFIYEALLIPFEITALNLVISFWDDSITNPGPTAGICAAVIVCYALLNVLAVKAYGEAEFYLSGGKVILIFMLFAFTFVTMVGGNPAHDAYGFRYWNNPGAFAEYHTNGALGRFEGFLTALWSAAFAVVGPEYISMVAAEAQRPRTYIKTAFKTIYLRFGIFFMGSALAVGIILPYNDSTLSNLVNGGKGSGTAAASPYVIAMQNMGISVLPHIVNALMMTSIFSAGNTYTYCATRSLYGLALEGRAPRFLRKCTSKGVPINAFLVVMCFPFLSFLQVGNGSAVVLDWLVTLITAGGIIDYLVMSATYLCFYRACKAQGVDRKTFPYVGWGQPYCAIIAFVVQLMVVGGYGYASFIPWDVKSFFRNYTMQILAPILFIFWKVLKRTRFVRPSEVDLVWQRPTIDAYEAHLIDPPTAFWTEMLQMVGIKRKKNPATVHV comes from the exons ATGGCGACTACCAACGATGAAAAGCACCCAAAGTTCGAAGCTCCCGATGCTTCTGACTCTGGGTCCCAAGAGTTCATTGAGAATGCCGACGGTCTGCAGCGGCGCCTTAACAATCGCCAGATCCAGCTCATTGCCATCGGCGGCTCGATTGGCACTGCTCTCTTCGTCAGCATCGGAAGTGGGCTTTCCACGGCCGGCCCAGCCAGCCTTTTCTTGGCCTACGCCCTGTACTCAATGGTTCTCGGATTGGTAAACAACTCTATCGCGGAGATGACAGTCCTAATGCCCGTATCTGGAGGATTCATTCGTCTCGCAGGCCACTGGGTCGATGATGCCCTGGGATTCATGACTGGCTGGAATTTCTTCATATATGAAGCTCTGCTAATTCCCTTCGAAATCACGGCACTCAATCTCGTCATCTCTTTTTGGGATGATAGCATCACCAATCCGGGCCCTACTGCTGGCATTTGCGCTGCAGTCATCGTTTGCTATGC TCTATTAAACGTCCTCGCTGTGAAAGCTTATGGTGAAGCAGAATTCTACCTCTCTGGAGGAAAGGTTATTCTCATCTTCATGCTCTTTGCTTTCACTTTTGTGACCATGGTTGGTGGAAATCCTGCCCACGACGCCTACGGCTTTCGATACTGGAACAATCCCGGAGCCTTCGCCGAGTATCATACCAACGGTGCCCTCGGTCGTTTTGAAGGTTTCTTGACTGCTCTCTGGAGCGCTGCTTTCGCTGTCGTCGGACCCGAGTACATTTCCATGGTGGCTGCCGAAGCTCAGCGACCTCGTACCTACATCAAGACCGCCTTCAAGACCATTTATCTCCGatttggcattttcttcatGGGCAGTGCCTTGGCTGTCGGCATCATTCTTCCTTACAATGACAGCACCTTGTCCAACCTCGTCAATGGCGGAAAGGGCAGCGGGACTGCCGCGGCTTCACCATACGTCATTGCTATGCAAAACATGGGAATCTCAGTGCTACCCCATATTGTCAATGCGTTGATGATGACGTCCATTTTCTCTGCTGGTAACACATACACCTACTGCGCAACCCGTTCGCTGTATGGCTTGGCTCTTGAAGGTCGGGCTCCTCGATTCCTGCGCAAGTGCACGAGCAAGGGTGTGCCCATCAACGCATTTTTGGTCGTCATGTGCTTCCCTTTCCTGTCTTTCCTTCAAGTTGGCAATGGGTCTGCTGTCGTGCTTGACTGGCTGGTAACTCTGATCACGGCCGGTGGCATTATCGACTACCTCGTCATGTCAGCGACCTATCTGTGCTTCTATAGGGCATGCAAGGCCCAGGGCGTTGACCGGAAGACATTCCCATACGTCGGTTGGGGCCAGCCTTACTGTGCCATCATCGCTTTTGTGGTCCAGCTCATGGTTGTGGGAGGTTACGGATACGCTTCTTTCATTCCCTGGGACGTCAAGAGCTTTTTCCGCAACTATACCATGCAGATTCTGGCGCccattctcttcatcttctggaaGGTTTTGAAGCGCACGCGATTCGTCCGACCTAGCGAAGTTGATCTCGTATGGCAACGACCAACGATTGATGCTTATGAGGCACACCTTATCGACCCTCCCACCGCATTCTGGACTGAGATGCTGCAAATGGTCGGCATCAAGCGCAAGAAGAACCCAGCCACAGTTCACGTGTAA